In Equus caballus isolate H_3958 breed thoroughbred chromosome 7, TB-T2T, whole genome shotgun sequence, one DNA window encodes the following:
- the B3GNT6 gene encoding acetylgalactosaminyl-O-glycosyl-glycoprotein beta-1,3-N-acetylglucosaminyltransferase codes for MVRMQGDRLRKYFGVRIGQLGWGDEGRERAVIQHKHRFIYLPQRRANSWSVRLVARKKRFTIEGQPEEEMGGNTQIHLLKGKKMAFPCRRSIKNPKTLTSLLVGVSFLALHLWFHQVPSFQQEKRGGGSPHAAPVTPEAPAAAQPSVVSSGPPCVANASVNATAGFEQLPARIQDFLRYRHCRHFPLLWDAPAKCAGRHGVFLLLAVKSSPANYERRELIRRTWGQERSYGGRPVRRLFLLGTPGPEDAERAERLAALVALEAREHGDVLQWAFADTFLNLTLKHVRLLDWLAARCPHARFLLSGDDDVFVHTANVLRFLEAQPPDRHLFAGQLMDGSVPIRDSWSKYFVPPQLFPGRAYPVYCSGGGFLLSSHTIRALHTAARHTPLFPIDDAYMGMCLQHAGLAPSGHEGIRPFGVQLPGARHPSFDPCMYRELLLVHRFAPYEMLLMWKALHDPGLSCDRGRRVS; via the exons ATGGTGCGAATGCAAGGGGACAGACTGAGGAAATACTTTGGAGTTAGAATTGGTCAGCTTGGGTGGGGCgatgagggaagggagagagctgTTATCcaacacaaacacaggttcatttaCCTGCCGCAGAGGAGGGCCAATAGCTGGAGCGTCAGACTTGTGGCAAGGAAAAAGAGGTTTACCATCGAAGGGCAGCcagaggaggagatgggaggtaacactcaaatccacctcctcaaagggaaaaag ATGGCTTTTCCCTGCCGCAGGTCGATAAAGAACCCCAAGACTCTGACCAGCCTTCTGGTGGGTGTGAGTTTCCTGGCCCTGCATCTGTGGTTTCACCAAGTGCCCAGCTTCCAGCAGGAGAAGAGGGGGGGTGGCTCCCCCCACGCTGCCCCTGTGACCCCTGAGGCCCCTGCTGCCGCGCAGCCTTCGGTGGTCAGTTCAGGGCCCCCGTGTGTGGCCAACGCCTCGGTGAACGCCACGGCCGGCTTCGAGCAGCTGCCCGCGCGCATCCAAGACTTCCTGCGCTACCGCCACTGCCGCCACTTCCCGCTGCTCTGGGACGCGCCGGCCAAGTGCGCGGGCCGCCACGGCGTCTTCCTGCTGCTGGCCGTGAAGTCGTCGCCCGCCAACTACGAGCGGCGCGAGCTCATCCGGCGCACGTGGGGGCAGGAGCGCAGCTAcggcgggcggccggtgcgccgCCTCTTCCTGCTGGGCACGCCCGGGCCCGAGGACGCCGAGCGCGCCGAGCGGCTGGCGGCGCTGGTGGCGCTGGAGGCGCGCGAGCACGGCGACGTGCTGCAGTGGGCCTTCGCCGACACCTTCCTGAACCTCACGCTCAAGCACGTGCGCCTGCTGGACTGGCTGGCGGCGCGCTGCCCGCACGCGCGCTTCTTGCTCAGCGGCGACGACGACGTCTTCGTGCACACGGCCAACGTGCTCCGCTTCCTGGAGGCGCAGCCGCCCGACCGCCACCTCTTCGCCGGGCAGCTCATGGACGGCTCGGTGCCCATCCGCGACAGCTGGAGCAAGTACTTCGTGCCGCCGCAGCTCTTCCCCGGGCGGGCCTACCCCGTGTACTGCAGCGGCGGCGGCTTCCTCCTGTCCAGCCACACCATCCGGGCCCTGCACACGGCCGCTCGCCACACGCCGCTCTTCCCCATCGACGACGCCTACATGGGCATGTGTCTGCAGCACGCCGGCCTGGCGCCCAGCGGCCACGAGGGCATCCGGCCCTTCGGGGTGCAGCTGCCCGGCGCCCGGCACCCCTCCTTCGACCCCTGCATGTACCGCGAGCTGCTGCTCGTGCACCGCTTCGCGCCCTACGAGATGCTGCTCATGTGGAAGGCGCTGCACGACCCCGGGCTGAGCTGTGACCGGGGGCGCAGGGTCTCCTGA